The following are encoded in a window of Bacillota bacterium genomic DNA:
- a CDS encoding TRAP transporter small permease → MDKSGFSVKNFSVKKVAALLNEVACWGIVLVMVLVVFNIILRAVFKSPILGTYEYTSFLTALIVGCGIAYCAAVNGHIAIGFIIEKLGKKAQSIIDMVTGTIVFCCMLFFTWRMFLYAGRLAASNEVSPTTQTPFYLFVYVIAAGFAVLSLVLLDKAKQAIKEVRNP, encoded by the coding sequence TTGGATAAATCCGGTTTTAGCGTAAAAAATTTTAGCGTAAAAAAAGTTGCTGCTCTTCTTAATGAAGTAGCATGCTGGGGGATTGTGTTGGTAATGGTCCTGGTAGTATTTAATATTATACTACGAGCAGTATTTAAAAGCCCCATCCTTGGTACCTATGAGTATACAAGTTTTCTCACTGCCCTTATTGTTGGATGTGGAATTGCATACTGTGCTGCAGTAAATGGCCACATTGCAATAGGATTTATTATAGAAAAGCTCGGCAAAAAGGCTCAAAGTATTATCGATATGGTCACGGGCACCATAGTATTTTGCTGTATGCTTTTTTTTACCTGGAGAATGTTTCTTTATGCCGGTAGGCTGGCAGCGAGTAATGAGGTGTCTCCAACAACGCAAACACCGTTTTATTTGTTTGTATATGTTATAGCTGCCGGTTTCGCAGTGCTTTCCCTTGTATTACTGGATAAAGCAAAACAGGCTATTAAGGAGGTGAGAAATCCTTGA
- a CDS encoding TRAP transporter substrate-binding protein, translating to MTVLLVLSLTLIAASCTQSIGSKNTETIKLSLAHFFPGTHPAETEFVQGWIKEVEKATGGRVIITSYPGETLLKAADIYKGVVEGVADIGLSCFSYTRGRFPVLEAFELPGIIYKNSKVASMVAWDGIKQLDPDEVKDTKLMMVIATGPGDLFTKTPVRNLNDLQGMEIRATGLSAKTIETLGGIPVGMAQSDAYEALQKGIVKGNLSPIEVLKGWNHADVTKYLTITPFLYNTLFFVTMNLNKWNSLPGDIQKAILEVNEKFQEEVGAGLWDKQNEAAFKWAVEEKGMEVIELSEEETAKWIEKVKPIQDEFEKKMKDMGIDKDILKVVKDLSKKYNDKY from the coding sequence ATGACTGTTCTTCTGGTGCTGTCTTTAACATTAATTGCTGCATCCTGCACCCAGTCTATCGGTTCGAAGAATACGGAAACAATTAAATTAAGCCTGGCCCATTTTTTCCCGGGCACACACCCGGCAGAAACAGAGTTCGTACAAGGATGGATTAAAGAGGTTGAAAAGGCTACCGGAGGGAGGGTGATAATAACAAGCTATCCGGGTGAGACGCTCCTTAAAGCCGCAGATATATATAAGGGGGTCGTTGAGGGTGTTGCCGATATAGGGCTTTCATGTTTTTCATATACAAGGGGTCGATTTCCCGTACTTGAAGCCTTTGAGCTTCCCGGTATTATATACAAAAACTCTAAAGTAGCCAGCATGGTTGCCTGGGATGGAATAAAACAGCTTGATCCTGACGAAGTTAAAGATACAAAGCTTATGATGGTTATTGCCACAGGCCCGGGGGACCTTTTTACAAAAACTCCCGTAAGGAATCTGAATGACCTCCAGGGTATGGAAATAAGAGCTACGGGCTTAAGTGCAAAGACCATAGAAACTCTTGGTGGTATACCTGTAGGTATGGCACAGTCCGATGCTTATGAAGCTCTTCAAAAAGGTATAGTGAAAGGAAACCTATCCCCCATTGAGGTATTAAAGGGATGGAATCATGCTGATGTCACAAAGTATCTTACCATAACACCATTCCTTTACAATACACTGTTCTTTGTTACAATGAATCTTAACAAATGGAATTCTCTTCCTGGTGATATTCAAAAAGCAATCCTTGAGGTAAATGAAAAATTCCAGGAGGAAGTTGGAGCAGGCCTGTGGGATAAACAAAACGAAGCAGCCTTTAAATGGGCGGTTGAAGAAAAGGGTATGGAAGTAATTGAATTATCCGAAGAAGAAACGGCAAAGTGGATAGAAAAAGTAAAACCCATACAGGATGAATTTGAAAAAAAGATGAAAGATATGGGTATAGATAAAGACATATTGAAAGTTGTCAAAGACCTTTCCAAAAAATATAACGATAAATACTAA
- the grpE gene encoding nucleotide exchange factor GrpE, producing MIAFEEELKKFDFFNIDSSFKDTQSELVNVFREVNSTLGRISKEQDKANIQLEEIMLVFDEIKEKDETIKKLEKSLDSSEREKLAIIKSLIEILDEVENLYRLSMKEENESWHQQVSLMWGLINKVLFSIGMTRIDDENTMFNPLLNNIVGVKSNIELGEGIVLEVLKSGYTYKGMVLRKSEVIVNKHMAVIEEQRIEEQCIEGQCIEDQCIEEQNIKEGDIETYE from the coding sequence ATGATAGCTTTTGAAGAAGAACTTAAGAAATTTGATTTTTTCAATATAGATAGCAGCTTTAAAGATACCCAAAGTGAATTAGTCAATGTTTTCAGAGAGGTCAATTCAACACTGGGCAGGATTAGCAAAGAGCAGGACAAGGCAAATATACAATTAGAAGAGATAATGTTGGTTTTTGACGAAATAAAAGAGAAAGATGAGACAATTAAGAAACTGGAGAAAAGCCTTGATTCATCGGAAAGGGAAAAACTTGCAATAATAAAAAGTTTGATAGAAATACTCGACGAGGTAGAAAATTTGTACAGGCTTTCCATGAAAGAGGAAAATGAATCATGGCACCAGCAAGTATCTTTAATGTGGGGACTTATCAATAAAGTCCTTTTTTCCATCGGAATGACTCGTATAGATGACGAAAACACCATGTTTAACCCCTTGCTGAATAATATTGTGGGGGTAAAATCAAATATTGAACTTGGGGAAGGAATTGTACTGGAAGTTTTAAAAAGCGGGTACACTTATAAGGGAATGGTTTTAAGGAAATCGGAAGTTATTGTAAACAAGCATATGGCGGTAATTGAAGAACAGCGTATTGAAGAACAGTGTATTGAAGGTCAATGTATTGAAGATCAATGTATAGAGGAACAAAATATAAAAGAGGGAGACATTGAAACATATGAGTAA
- a CDS encoding gamma-glutamyl-gamma-aminobutyrate hydrolase family protein: MELTISNRPLIGIVPGYSYEGQKLYIDEGYVNAINTAGGLAILLSLTEDEGLMFEFVKRCDGFLIPGGPDLDAKHYNENNMVFNGKIVPIRDTMEIFIVRKAFEMGKPILGICRGIQVINVAMGGTLYQDINSQIKDRNILKHSQDAPSWYPIHDIFIEKDTIIYNSFKTGCIKVNSYHHQSVKDVASGFKATSYTADGIIESIEYRKAEFVVGVQWHPELMWQKNSIYLNIFKEFIMAARV; encoded by the coding sequence ATGGAGCTTACTATTTCAAACCGTCCATTAATTGGGATAGTACCGGGATATTCATATGAAGGACAAAAATTATATATTGATGAAGGTTACGTTAATGCTATAAACACGGCAGGAGGCTTGGCCATACTTTTATCTTTAACCGAAGATGAAGGTTTAATGTTTGAATTTGTAAAAAGATGTGATGGGTTTTTAATTCCGGGAGGTCCGGACCTGGATGCCAAACATTATAATGAGAATAATATGGTTTTCAACGGTAAGATAGTGCCTATAAGGGATACCATGGAAATTTTTATTGTAAGAAAGGCTTTTGAAATGGGAAAGCCAATACTTGGAATATGCAGAGGAATTCAAGTTATAAATGTAGCCATGGGGGGTACCCTATATCAGGATATAAACTCTCAAATAAAAGATCGGAATATTTTAAAACATTCACAGGATGCACCTTCCTGGTATCCAATTCACGATATATTTATTGAAAAGGATACTATCATATATAATTCTTTTAAAACCGGTTGCATTAAAGTAAATTCCTATCATCATCAGTCTGTTAAGGATGTAGCTTCAGGGTTTAAAGCAACATCATACACTGCAGACGGAATTATTGAATCAATAGAATACAGGAAGGCTGAATTTGTTGTTGGAGTACAATGGCACCCTGAACTTATGTGGCAGAAAAACTCGATCTATTTAAATATATTTAAAGAGTTTATAATGGCCGCCAGAGTATAG